Genomic window (Desulfobulbaceae bacterium):
TGGATGCCTCTTTGTCTATTAACGCCCTTTCTCGGGGATGCGCCAGCACCAGGGCAGCAAAATAATGCGCAAATTAACTCCATGCAATTCAGAAGTAGCCGTGAAGTTGAGATACCCAAACCAGATGGACTGTTTCGAATTTTTCTCACCGGGGGATCCACGGCGTATGGGTCGGGTTCCCCCAGCAACAACCGCACCATTGCGGGATACCTAGAAAAAAAACTAGCCGCCAATTTCCGCAGTAAAATTAAAAAAAACATAGAAGTATTCACTATGGCCAGTCCGGCATGGACCTCAACCCACGAACGCATTGCTATTGAAAATATCTTATCTGAACTTCAGCCGGATTTAGTTGTTTCCTTTTCTGGGAGTAATGATGTTCACTGGGGAGAGAGCGGCAGAGATATTTTAAGATTCCGAACGTATTTCGACAAAAACATATTCAACACAATCAAATACATCTATACACAGAGCCATAATATCAACTTAACGGACAACCTGCCTCCTTCGCCCAACTCTATTAGGCCGCAGGTAGTCGTTGATCGTCTTCTAAAAAACATCGAATTAAGCGCGTTCACCCTAAATTCAACCAAAACACCATATCTCTTCGTGCTCCAACCGACATTAGCAGCGGTATCTAAAACACTAACCACGAGAGAACAATCAATTCTTAAAAAACGGGTATTCGAGCTTCCTGAGCATCAGGAATATTTCGCATCGTGCTATGGAGCTATTAACAAAACACTCACTTCATTGATTGAAAAAAACACATGGGGAAACCTATATTATCAAAATCTTGATAATGTATTTGATGGACATGAAAAAGAAGAAATTTTCATCGATTCATATCATTTCGGCGACAGAGGAAACGAGATAATCGCCAAGGCTATCGCAAACAAAATTATCCATATATCCATCGATTAAAGCTCATTAATGATCAACATTTTTAACCAATCTAACAAATACGCACTTCTACATTATCTTTAATAACGAGATAATCACCTAATCTTGATCTGTAATCGTTATTTGCAATCTTTATGATATATGCATCATGAACCCAGTGCTGCTGGATATTATCAAACAGATCTCCCTCGGCTATAGCAGGAGAAAATGAATAATTACCTATTGCGAGTAATGGAAAATCGAATTCGAATTCAATAATCTTCGAATCATCTTTTTTAAAATTACCAACATTGATCCCTTCAACAAAAGTGTTCATACCAAGAATCTTTACCCCCTTCCCGTCACAGAGATGAAAACCAACAATGGGGCTATCAATGTCCTTATTCACCAGGATCTCAACAGAAAAAATGACTCTAACTCCCCCCTCAAATACTGTTATCTTCTGAGACTCTCCTTTATTGCGAAATAGCACTCTCTTAATTTCAGCTCCCATCGTGCCAAATGAAACACAATTCGCGACAGAAACCCACTCGGATTCATCAACTTCTGGGCAACTTACGACAACAGAACTCTTCTCGGATTGACTCTTTTCATCTGTAGCGATAGCTACTTCTCCATAGGTCATATACGAGATATAGTCTTTGCACACATCTGAGGGTGAACCACTTTTACAAATTTTCCCATCCAGCAGCCAAATAGCATGAGAGCAAAACTCAAGAACGGATCCGGTGTCGTGAGAAACGAAAAGAATCGTCTTACCTTGCTCTTGGAACTTCCTAATCCTCCGCAAACATTTTTGTCTAAACCTGAAATCACCTACCGCAAGTGCCTCATCGACTATAAGGACATCAGGATCGACATTTATTGCTACGGCAAAAGCTAATCTCACATACATACCTGAAGAATAAGTCTTTACCGGTTGCCTAACGAAATTGCCAATATCAGCAAAATCCAATATTTCTGATATCTTGGCATCTATTTCAGACGTCGAAAATCCTAGCAAAGAACTTTGGAAGTAGATATTCTCAAGGCCACTCAAGTCGGGGTTAAAGCCAGCACCCAACTCCAACAGGGCTGAAATTTTTCCCCGGACAATACATGTTCCACAACTTGCGCTCAATACTCCTGTGATTATCTGCAGAAGCGTTGATTTTCCCGCTCCGTTTTTCCCTACTATACCAACCACCTCTCCTCGCCCAATCGAAAAATCAATGTCCGCCAGAGCAAAGTATTCATTGTGATATTTCTTCCTGAATGGATGAAATGCCTCCTTTAGTCTATCCATAGGATTGTCATAAAGCTTATATATCTTTGACAAATTATGAATCTCTACAACAGTATCGTCTAGCATCAGTTTTACCTTTTACAATTATCAAACGAGCCCTTGCTTGAAGAACCCAATATGTAGGTTCAATATAGTTATTTAATTACGGGACATAACATGATACAAATTATAAACATATTATGAGACATACTCACAATGGCACCATTGTCCCTCAAAATTTCGACTTCGCTCTTGGTTTCCAATAAAAAAGATGCAGAACAAAAAGATCCCTCTGTCCCAACCGGTATCCTCGAATCGACTCCCACTTAAGACCGTTAGCACTGAATGTTCTAGGTTGCACAATCCCTCAAAAATTGTCGATCTCATACTAGAACAGAGTGTTCTCCATGGTGCCACCGATGTCCACATGGACAATACCAACGGCAACTTCAAAATTTTCTACAGGTTGCAAGGCAATCTCTATCTTATCGCCTCGTATTCGGAGTCGATAGCCCATCATATCGTTGAAGCTCTAAAAATTAAAACCAATATCCCCGTATCCGCAAGCAGAAAACCTTGTGTCGAGACAGGCTACTACTCAATCCCACCTCTCCATCATAATATTCCTGTTTTTTCCATTCCTTTTTCACCGATAGAAAGCGTTGTGATCCATTTTCCCTGCACAGATAGACACGCCCCGGCCAATCATAAAGCAACTATCCCTGCGAGAGATATAGAAAAAAAAATATTTATCTGGCAAATGGGGAAAGTTGGATCGGCATCGATTCTCAATTCCTTAAAAGGGTCAACTCACCCAACAACTTGGGACGTGACGAATATTGTCACTGACGACCACTGGCTTGTCCACAACAACTTGCTGCATACTCACTCGATTCAAATTTTATATAACTTTCTTCATCAAACCGAAGAAGAATTTATTGTTATCAGCTTGGTCAGGGATCTGGTTGCCAGAAATATTTCCAGTGTTTTCGAATCAATGTGCAGAAATGCCCCATGGAATAAATTGTTTATTGCCGAAAAGGATGATTTCATAAAATTACCCTATAAACATCAGGAAGATAAGATAACAATGAAACTCTCTGAGCTTAACAGAGATGAAGGAATTCTTTCATGGTATGATAATTTATTTAAAAGTCACTTTTACTATCCGGAAACAGAGAAATATCTCCTTGATATATACAGCAAGAAGTTTGATCAAGAAAGAGGTGTCCAGACATACTTAGGTAATAATAATCGTGTAAAAATGATCATAATCCGCCTTGACAACCTCAACGAATCAGAACAAAAAATTGGTGAGTTTTTAGAAATAACTAATTTCAAATTAGTTAAAGATAATCTTTCAAAAGATAAGTGGTACAAACCGATTTACGAGAAATTCCTTAGCAGATACGCGCCTCCCAAAAATGAAATCGACAGGATTTATCAATCAAAATTCATGAAATATTTTTATTCTCCAGGCCAGATTGATACACTGATAGCACACTGGACAAAGCGACAATAAATAAGGAGAGTTAAGTGAGAAACCATGGTGTAGCCTGTGTTCATCGAGAAGGGGCACATTGGGAGTTTAGTTGTGCCAATACAAAAGGATACCGATTTTATTCCGGTACGGCATACACTAACACGGAGACAGATATTCTTCGTCTCATAGCCGACATCCACCAGCAATTAAAACAGATGGAAGTAGCCACCAGTCGAGTTGCTTTGGTCGACACCCTACCCAAAGTAGATGCGATTTTCTATAAGCTGGCAGACAATTTCAATTTTCCGATTGTTATCGACCCCGCCCGCCTAAAATTGCATGAAAAACGCCTTGGCAGAACTTTTTCAAATTTTGCCGAACTGGGGGCTGAGGCGGCAGTCAGCGGCTGGACCACTGAAATACTGTTGATAGAGACGACCAACATTTGCACTTTCAAATGCCTGTATTGTCCACAAGACATAATGCAGCGCAAAAAGGAGCGCCTCCCCCTTCCGACAGTAAAAAAAATCATCGAAGAATATGCGTCTAATGCTATCGGCACCTTGGGCTTTCATGTCATGGGAGAGCCTACGACAAACCCGGACTTGCCTGAAATAATTGGACTAGCGGCAAAATTCCACATTGGCCATGCGCTAATCACCAACGCATCCATCCTGAAACGGGAAACTGCCGAGGACCTATTCCGACGTGGACTCCGGCATATCATGGTCAGTGTCCAGACATTCACCAATGAGCAACACAAAACCATAAAACGCCCCGCTCCAAAATATGATTACGAAACAATCATGCAGAACGTTAAAGACATAATTCTCGCGAAATGGGCCATCGCCCCCAATGCCCGTCTTGAAATTCATGTCATGGATAACTCCATATACCGCCCGCAAGGTGTCAATATTGTTGCCAACAACTCCGATGCGCAACGTGTTATTGCCTTCTGGAAAAACTTCATCCGTGAAACTGCATTGGAATTTGGTGACGCGAGCGTTGTTTCCAATCTTCCAAACCAAGCCCCGGTTGATTTTTCTCAAATCACTTGGCCATTAGGGGAATATACTCTTGCGCCCATGGTCTTCTTAATCTTCAAAAAAGCAGGGCATTGGATCCAGGATTTCACTCAACAAAATGAATTTATCATTCCGGTTAAAAAAGGGGTCTGCCGGGCGGTCTGCAGAAATTTCACCCAGCACCGACAGTTGGGAATCCTTTCCAATGGTGACGCAGTGATGTGCTGTTACGATTATGACGGAAAGACAGCATTTGCCAATATTAAGGAAACCCCTCTCGATATCGTTGATGTCCAAGCAGAAGGATACAGAGAACAGCTCGTGGGGAATGATGGCATCCCCTTCCCCGTCTGCAAAAAATGCTTGGGCTTTCGAATTAAGGGTCTTGACGATAACTTCTCATCACGAAAACAAGAAGAAATGATCCCAATCGAACGAGCCGCTATTTACTTCGACAACGAGCTTAACGCCTTGACCCTTATGAGGCGACTGACAAGTGCCAGTATCGAGGTCATCGCTTTTATTACGAGACCGAACCCGACAATATCGTTTAACGAAGGTAATAGCTCAAGAGAAGGGGTAAAATTTTACGCGTTTAA
Coding sequences:
- a CDS encoding ABC transporter ATP-binding protein, with translation MLDDTVVEIHNLSKIYKLYDNPMDRLKEAFHPFRKKYHNEYFALADIDFSIGRGEVVGIVGKNGAGKSTLLQIITGVLSASCGTCIVRGKISALLELGAGFNPDLSGLENIYFQSSLLGFSTSEIDAKISEILDFADIGNFVRQPVKTYSSGMYVRLAFAVAINVDPDVLIVDEALAVGDFRFRQKCLRRIRKFQEQGKTILFVSHDTGSVLEFCSHAIWLLDGKICKSGSPSDVCKDYISYMTYGEVAIATDEKSQSEKSSVVVSCPEVDESEWVSVANCVSFGTMGAEIKRVLFRNKGESQKITVFEGGVRVIFSVEILVNKDIDSPIVGFHLCDGKGVKILGMNTFVEGINVGNFKKDDSKIIEFEFDFPLLAIGNYSFSPAIAEGDLFDNIQQHWVHDAYIIKIANNDYRSRLGDYLVIKDNVEVRIC
- a CDS encoding radical SAM protein, which codes for MEVATSRVALVDTLPKVDAIFYKLADNFNFPIVIDPARLKLHEKRLGRTFSNFAELGAEAAVSGWTTEILLIETTNICTFKCLYCPQDIMQRKKERLPLPTVKKIIEEYASNAIGTLGFHVMGEPTTNPDLPEIIGLAAKFHIGHALITNASILKRETAEDLFRRGLRHIMVSVQTFTNEQHKTIKRPAPKYDYETIMQNVKDIILAKWAIAPNARLEIHVMDNSIYRPQGVNIVANNSDAQRVIAFWKNFIRETALEFGDASVVSNLPNQAPVDFSQITWPLGEYTLAPMVFLIFKKAGHWIQDFTQQNEFIIPVKKGVCRAVCRNFTQHRQLGILSNGDAVMCCYDYDGKTAFANIKETPLDIVDVQAEGYREQLVGNDGIPFPVCKKCLGFRIKGLDDNFSSRKQEEMIPIERAAIYFDNELNALTLMRRLTSASIEVIAFITRPNPTISFNEGNSSREGVKFYAFNQIPDEVEVVLFCPEWHHDNSVVEQMKKLYPNLMIGQVDPVALDPFRPLTPGTPHENRLIEVQRRENLLEKEVAKLREEKEILQEKLKNSFLSRIARLLKNQ